A part of Paraliobacillus zengyii genomic DNA contains:
- the thiT gene encoding energy-coupled thiamine transporter ThiT translates to MKKLSLIMLIEASFFASLAFVFDLLPSIRLSPSISISFAMVPILILAFRWGIRVSLISGFIWGILQVILGDAYILTPLQAFIEYFIAFAFIGFAGLFYKVIQSNLKMGKKKKVLFWVITATLVGSVARYFWHFVAGFIFWGEYAPDDMNVVLFSLITNGITMLGAFVLCAILLVLLIGTTPRLIERK, encoded by the coding sequence ATGAAAAAATTAAGTTTAATTATGTTGATTGAGGCGTCCTTTTTTGCATCATTGGCGTTTGTTTTTGATTTACTTCCGTCGATTCGGCTTTCTCCATCGATTTCAATTTCTTTTGCTATGGTTCCAATTTTAATTTTAGCGTTTCGATGGGGGATTAGGGTTAGTTTAATTTCTGGCTTTATCTGGGGTATTTTACAAGTTATCTTGGGTGATGCCTATATTCTAACTCCACTTCAGGCATTTATTGAATATTTTATTGCCTTTGCTTTTATTGGTTTTGCAGGTCTATTTTATAAAGTCATTCAATCGAACCTGAAGATGGGGAAAAAGAAAAAAGTGTTATTTTGGGTTATTACCGCGACACTTGTTGGTTCTGTTGCACGTTACTTTTGGCACTTTGTTGCTGGATTTATTTTTTGGGGAGAATACGCGCCTGATGATATGAACGTGGTGTTGTTTTCATTGATTACAAACGGGATTACCATGTTGGGTGCCTTTGTTTTATGCGCGATCTTATTGGTGCTTTTGATCGGAACTACTCCGAGATTAATTGAGCGAAAATAA
- a CDS encoding SET domain-containing protein, which yields MIEIKTSTLSDGEFNRGVFATRDIKKGETVHIAPVIPYPNKEHEHIEQTVLDDYVFEYGKNHTAVVLGYGMLFNHSYTPNTDYDINFPDHTFVFFAHTDIKAGEELLINYNGDVNNNDPLWFNMNFDELNK from the coding sequence ATGATTGAGATAAAGACATCTACATTAAGCGACGGGGAATTCAATCGAGGCGTATTCGCTACACGCGACATAAAAAAAGGAGAAACAGTACATATTGCACCTGTTATTCCTTATCCAAACAAGGAGCACGAACACATAGAACAAACAGTACTGGATGATTACGTATTTGAATATGGTAAAAATCATACCGCGGTTGTTTTAGGATATGGCATGTTGTTTAATCATTCCTATACTCCAAATACCGATTACGATATAAACTTTCCAGATCATACCTTTGTATTTTTTGCTCACACAGATATAAAAGCTGGTGAAGAATTGCTAATTAACTATAATGGTGATGTTAATAACAATGACCCCTTATGGTTCAACATGAATTTTGATGAATTGAATAAATGA
- a CDS encoding DUF3889 domain-containing protein produces MYPYYNQYQSLNQFYRESPYLHPYPQQLNYWGRQPFTRGQATWTEGGRVTQCGMPWSHNEYMTAAVGVNSPYQCGQTLKIRELFSQTLREVIVTIVDKVPGFPADKINLHRKAFEALGADPAVGVINIEFESSPEVEEAEWGKYLLEVTEVAYPNYNITEYNFVKKTNPAPNQTKEIYHYILQSPQERVKIQGTVIYNSNTNRVESFDIKEI; encoded by the coding sequence ATGTATCCATATTATAATCAATATCAATCGTTAAATCAGTTTTATAGAGAGTCTCCATATTTACATCCATATCCACAACAATTAAATTACTGGGGGCGGCAACCATTCACAAGAGGCCAAGCAACATGGACAGAAGGAGGACGTGTTACGCAATGTGGTATGCCTTGGTCTCATAATGAATATATGACAGCAGCTGTAGGTGTGAATTCGCCTTATCAATGTGGGCAAACGTTAAAGATACGTGAGCTTTTCTCCCAAACTTTAAGAGAAGTTATTGTGACAATTGTTGATAAAGTACCTGGATTCCCAGCTGATAAAATTAACCTACACCGAAAGGCATTTGAAGCATTAGGTGCAGATCCAGCGGTTGGCGTAATAAATATTGAATTTGAATCTTCACCAGAAGTAGAGGAAGCAGAATGGGGAAAATATTTATTGGAAGTTACTGAGGTAGCTTATCCGAATTATAATATAACAGAATATAATTTTGTTAAGAAAACAAATCCAGCACCAAATCAAACAAAGGAAATCTATCACTATATTTTACAATCACCTCAAGAAAGAGTTAAAATCCAAGGCACGGTAATTTATAATTCAAACACTAATCGTGTTGAATCCTTTGATATTAAAGAAATATAA
- a CDS encoding flavin-containing monooxygenase — protein MSLEELNKRVKTDLSYLAFGGSDWVRPLDHKEGHVYDAIIVGGGQSGLAAAFGILRERVSNILVIDENPDGLEGPWETYARMVTLRTPKQLTSIDLGIPSLTFRSWWEAQFGPEEWEAIDKIPRGDWMNYLRWYRTVLNLPVINKVKLNLIEPVEEGLHRLHIEGSGAPSDTILARKVVLATGIQGGGQWYVPPMISDNLPSHLYAHTSKPIDFKKLRGKKVAVLGGGASAFDNANFALTEGVDQAHVFVRRKKMPRINPIRQMEASGLIERFPALSDADKYAAISHFFKHNQPPTNDTFSRATSWPGFNLHLGAPWLSVEQKDEGALVKTPQGEYYFDFLIISTGLLTDPALRPELKLVENHIARWGDFYDAPDEVANPVLDAHPYLSPGFAFISRDEKGKKRLHGLFAFNYSALISCGISASALSGMRFGIPNLVEEISNQLFLDDREDIMKNFFDYDEEEFVGEWLETSNQSH, from the coding sequence ATGAGTTTAGAAGAATTAAACAAACGAGTGAAAACCGACCTTTCCTATCTTGCGTTTGGTGGTTCTGACTGGGTACGCCCACTTGACCATAAAGAAGGTCATGTCTATGATGCGATAATTGTTGGAGGTGGCCAAAGTGGTTTAGCCGCAGCTTTTGGAATTCTTCGTGAGAGAGTATCGAATATTTTAGTCATTGATGAAAACCCTGATGGATTGGAAGGACCTTGGGAAACGTATGCTCGAATGGTTACGTTGCGTACCCCTAAACAGTTAACTTCAATTGATTTGGGTATTCCATCTTTAACATTCCGTTCTTGGTGGGAAGCACAATTTGGACCAGAAGAATGGGAAGCAATTGATAAGATTCCGCGCGGTGATTGGATGAATTATCTTCGTTGGTATCGTACAGTTTTGAATTTACCTGTTATAAATAAAGTGAAGTTAAATCTTATAGAGCCAGTAGAAGAAGGCTTACATCGACTACATATTGAAGGTAGTGGAGCACCCTCAGATACAATACTTGCACGTAAAGTAGTTCTAGCTACTGGGATTCAAGGTGGTGGCCAGTGGTATGTTCCGCCAATGATTTCAGATAATTTGCCGAGTCATCTTTATGCACACACATCGAAACCAATTGATTTTAAAAAACTAAGAGGCAAGAAGGTTGCTGTCTTAGGTGGTGGAGCATCTGCTTTTGATAATGCTAATTTTGCATTAACAGAAGGTGTTGATCAAGCACATGTATTTGTCCGTCGAAAAAAGATGCCACGTATAAATCCAATTCGACAAATGGAGGCTTCTGGATTAATTGAACGTTTCCCAGCCTTGTCTGATGCAGATAAATATGCTGCTATCTCTCATTTCTTTAAGCATAATCAACCACCAACAAATGATACATTTAGTCGTGCAACATCCTGGCCAGGTTTTAATCTACACTTAGGTGCACCGTGGTTAAGTGTAGAGCAGAAGGATGAAGGTGCATTAGTTAAAACGCCTCAGGGTGAATACTATTTTGATTTTCTTATTATAAGTACCGGTCTTTTAACCGATCCAGCTTTACGACCAGAGTTGAAACTTGTAGAAAACCATATTGCCCGCTGGGGCGATTTTTATGATGCACCAGATGAAGTCGCAAATCCTGTGTTAGACGCGCATCCATACCTAAGCCCTGGCTTTGCCTTTATAAGCCGAGATGAAAAAGGGAAGAAACGTTTACATGGATTATTTGCTTTTAATTATTCCGCATTAATAAGTTGTGGGATCTCAGCTTCCGCACTTTCAGGGATGCGTTTTGGTATACCTAATCTAGTAGAAGAAATTTCTAATCAACTTTTTCTTGATGATCGCGAAGACATTATGAAGAATTTCTTTGACTATGATGAAGAAGAATTTGTAGGAGAATGGCTGGAAACAAGTAATCAATCTCATTAA
- a CDS encoding IS4 family transposase — MYFKKEMEPFIQGIHQVLSVSEVRQWAREIGFVQRQNKLKPEDFLSICAFLKETVGSSGLGNLCSSITRISGADISKQALHQRFDAKGVAFLQGIFNQLAEQQAIFMRPLYIDHLFSRIRILDATSFGVPKNDPDHPDGAKIQLEYELFEGKFLHTFLYDQTKSDQHAARELADTIEPGDLILRDLGYFSGEHLKKIDRAGGFYISRVPANMTFWTWDKKGKMMQIKPEEDAKKLEHGEAIDYGHIQIGKKGKNTLQTRLVVQQLTEEQKKKREGYLQKRRRKGGHTQSATKKNQIQILATNITSDQVEMQELYPIYSLRWQVEILFKTWKSLFHIDKVRAMNPERFACHLYGTLIHILLSSMIAFQCRYYLYQKHQIESSEFKSIDHVKSAIEEDQGQALYHSDSFITLIKNIYQNVYRHGRKDHRYKHKSPFDILNLAYERTVKAA, encoded by the coding sequence ATGTATTTCAAGAAAGAAATGGAGCCATTTATTCAAGGCATTCATCAAGTGTTATCAGTCTCTGAGGTGCGTCAATGGGCGCGTGAAATAGGCTTTGTTCAACGCCAAAATAAATTAAAGCCAGAAGATTTCTTAAGTATTTGTGCCTTTTTAAAAGAAACAGTAGGCTCTAGTGGTTTGGGGAATCTATGTTCAAGTATCACGCGCATATCCGGTGCGGATATATCTAAACAGGCCCTACATCAACGTTTCGATGCGAAAGGTGTTGCCTTTCTCCAGGGGATTTTTAATCAACTAGCTGAACAACAAGCTATTTTTATGCGTCCATTATATATAGATCATTTATTTTCTCGTATCCGTATTTTAGACGCCACTTCTTTTGGTGTACCTAAAAATGATCCAGATCACCCGGATGGTGCCAAAATCCAATTAGAATATGAACTATTTGAAGGGAAATTTCTGCATACATTCCTTTATGACCAAACAAAAAGCGACCAACATGCAGCACGGGAATTGGCAGACACAATTGAACCAGGAGATCTTATCTTGCGCGATTTGGGTTACTTTTCTGGGGAACACTTGAAGAAAATAGATCGTGCAGGTGGCTTTTATATCTCACGTGTCCCTGCCAATATGACGTTTTGGACATGGGATAAAAAAGGGAAGATGATGCAAATCAAACCAGAAGAAGATGCAAAAAAATTGGAACATGGAGAAGCGATAGATTATGGGCACATTCAAATCGGAAAGAAAGGGAAAAACACACTCCAAACACGTCTGGTCGTGCAACAATTAACCGAGGAACAAAAAAAGAAAAGAGAGGGGTATTTACAAAAGAGAAGGCGGAAAGGGGGTCACACCCAATCCGCCACCAAAAAAAATCAAATCCAAATCCTTGCCACCAATATAACATCGGATCAGGTAGAGATGCAAGAGCTATATCCGATTTATTCGTTGCGTTGGCAAGTGGAAATTCTATTTAAAACATGGAAATCATTGTTTCATATCGACAAGGTGCGCGCAATGAATCCTGAACGGTTTGCGTGCCATTTATATGGTACGTTAATTCATATTCTTCTATCATCTATGATTGCTTTTCAATGTCGGTATTATCTTTATCAGAAGCATCAGATCGAAAGCAGTGAGTTCAAATCTATCGATCATGTGAAAAGTGCCATTGAAGAGGATCAAGGCCAAGCGTTGTATCATAGCGATTCCTTTATTACATTGATAAAGAATATCTATCAAAATGTCTACAGGCATGGAAGGAAAGATCATCGCTATAAGCATAAGAGTCCTTTTGATATTCTAAATCTTGCGTATGAAAGAACCGTTAAAGCAGCATAG